In the genome of Solibacillus silvestris, one region contains:
- a CDS encoding succinyl-CoA--3-ketoacid-CoA transferase, producing the protein MTLSNRERIAIRAEKEIEHGNYVNLGIGMPTLVANYISPEKTVILQSENGLLGIGPYPTKEEVDPDLINAGKETITTIPGSSFFTSAESFAMIRGGHIDVAILGGMEVSEKGDLANWMIPGKMIKGMGGAMDLVQGAKKIIVIMDHVSKDGSPKIKKECSLPLTGKGVVNKIITERALIEVTSRGLELKEVFEGYSVEDVIQSTEANLIVENVKESVSI; encoded by the coding sequence ATGACTTTATCTAATAGGGAACGAATTGCCATTCGGGCTGAAAAAGAAATTGAACACGGTAACTATGTCAATTTAGGAATCGGGATGCCTACATTAGTCGCAAATTATATATCTCCAGAAAAAACCGTCATCTTGCAATCCGAAAATGGTTTGCTTGGAATCGGACCGTATCCGACAAAAGAAGAAGTTGATCCAGATTTAATCAATGCCGGAAAAGAGACAATCACAACAATACCTGGCTCCTCTTTTTTCACAAGTGCAGAATCATTTGCAATGATCCGCGGCGGACATATTGATGTTGCCATTTTGGGTGGAATGGAAGTCTCCGAAAAAGGCGATTTAGCCAACTGGATGATTCCGGGAAAAATGATTAAAGGTATGGGTGGTGCGATGGATTTAGTACAGGGTGCAAAAAAAATTATTGTCATAATGGATCATGTCTCGAAAGACGGTTCACCAAAAATAAAAAAAGAATGTTCTTTACCTTTAACAGGCAAAGGCGTAGTCAATAAAATTATTACGGAAAGAGCCCTGATTGAAGTAACATCACGTGGTTTAGAACTGAAAGAAGTATTTGAAGGATATTCAGTTGAGGATGTAATTCAATCAACGGAAGCAAATTTAATTGTTGAGAATGTAAAAGAGAGCGTTTCTATTTAA
- a CDS encoding succinyl-CoA--3-ketoacid-CoA transferase, giving the protein MKRIFTSADEAVSQIQDGTILMVGGFGLVGIPEQLILALEEKGVKDLTVISNNCGIDDWGLGLLLRKKQIKKIIASYVGENKEFERQVLSGEIEVELTPQGTLAERIRAGGAGIPAFYTPAGVGTITSEGKEIRNFNGKEYVLETALNADFSIIRAAQADHLGNLIYNKTAQNFNPIMAAAGKVTIAEVEEIVETGVLDPNMIQTPSIYVQGILQAKQEKKIERLTVR; this is encoded by the coding sequence ATGAAACGCATTTTCACTTCTGCAGATGAGGCAGTCAGTCAAATTCAAGATGGCACAATTCTCATGGTTGGTGGTTTCGGATTGGTTGGTATTCCTGAACAGCTTATCCTTGCACTTGAAGAAAAAGGAGTAAAAGATTTAACGGTAATTTCGAATAATTGCGGTATAGACGATTGGGGATTAGGACTTTTATTGCGGAAGAAGCAAATCAAAAAGATCATTGCATCTTATGTAGGTGAAAATAAAGAGTTTGAACGCCAAGTACTTTCCGGTGAAATCGAAGTGGAGCTGACTCCCCAAGGCACACTTGCTGAACGAATCCGTGCAGGAGGTGCTGGTATTCCAGCCTTCTATACACCAGCTGGAGTAGGGACAATCACTTCAGAAGGAAAAGAAATTCGAAATTTCAACGGAAAGGAGTATGTTTTAGAGACAGCATTAAATGCTGATTTTTCTATAATTCGCGCTGCTCAAGCTGACCATTTAGGCAATCTGATTTATAACAAAACCGCTCAAAATTTCAATCCTATCATGGCTGCAGCTGGAAAAGTTACGATTGCAGAAGTTGAGGAAATTGTGGAAACAGGTGTATTAGATCCAAATATGATTCAAACGCCGAGTATCTATGTCCAAGGTATCCTTCAGGCAAAACAAGAAAAGAAAATAGAAAGATTAACAGTACGTTAA
- a CDS encoding sigma-54-dependent Fis family transcriptional regulator translates to MEDWIKNLPGPAIKQILETAFPWFVVVDRNAKIIYLNEGYCNFLEVKREDAIGKHVADVIENSEMHLVIEKGTPDIAAPQYIKGTYMLANRVPIVIDGEIIGAFGSVTFRDLNDWKKLSSHVRKTLDQIETNMKQYRESFYSLSDIKGTSNSMRKIKETITMIAPTKLPVLIEGETGTGKEMFAQSIHRLSDQVDHPFVKINCSTIPKELLEGELFGKWDSAEQRIKSGGIQRAQGGTLFIEEISELPTTLQAKLLKVMQDEKVQPAGTDEVIPVDVRIIVGSNLSLAGLVKEKQFREDLFYLIQAITLQIPPLRDRIEDLPELIQTFMHKFSSEVSRQDFKLSRKAWLLLQQYNWPGNVRELKNVLKAIIQLSNGEQITEDALPIYIRRQKPDYTRINGTLEEILFQVEEQILQEYLENEKDKMRIAEKLGISRSTLYEKIKKHNL, encoded by the coding sequence ATGGAAGATTGGATAAAAAATTTACCAGGTCCTGCAATAAAGCAAATTTTGGAGACTGCCTTTCCCTGGTTTGTAGTCGTAGACAGAAATGCAAAAATTATTTACCTTAACGAAGGTTATTGTAATTTTCTCGAAGTAAAACGTGAAGATGCGATCGGTAAGCATGTAGCAGATGTCATTGAAAATAGTGAGATGCACCTCGTCATAGAAAAAGGGACACCTGATATTGCAGCACCTCAATATATTAAAGGTACCTATATGCTTGCCAATCGTGTCCCAATTGTGATTGATGGGGAAATTATTGGCGCTTTCGGAAGTGTAACCTTCCGGGATTTAAATGACTGGAAAAAACTAAGTTCTCATGTTCGAAAGACTTTAGACCAAATTGAAACAAATATGAAACAATACCGCGAATCATTTTATAGCTTGTCAGATATTAAAGGAACCTCCAACTCTATGCGAAAAATAAAAGAAACGATCACCATGATTGCTCCGACAAAACTGCCTGTTTTAATCGAGGGTGAAACAGGTACAGGAAAAGAAATGTTTGCCCAGAGTATTCATAGATTATCCGATCAGGTGGATCATCCTTTCGTAAAGATTAATTGTTCAACTATACCAAAAGAGTTGCTGGAAGGAGAATTGTTTGGAAAATGGGATTCGGCTGAACAGCGAATTAAATCAGGAGGAATTCAGAGAGCACAAGGCGGAACTCTTTTTATTGAAGAGATTAGTGAACTCCCAACAACCTTACAGGCAAAGCTGTTAAAGGTCATGCAGGATGAAAAAGTTCAACCAGCCGGCACTGATGAAGTAATTCCAGTTGATGTTCGCATAATCGTAGGTTCAAATTTATCACTTGCTGGGCTAGTAAAAGAAAAGCAATTTCGTGAAGATTTATTTTATCTTATTCAGGCGATTACATTGCAAATTCCCCCTCTTCGCGATCGGATTGAGGATCTTCCTGAATTAATACAAACTTTTATGCACAAATTCAGTTCCGAAGTGAGTCGCCAAGATTTTAAGCTTAGTCGAAAAGCTTGGTTGTTGCTTCAACAATATAACTGGCCGGGAAATGTTCGAGAACTCAAAAATGTGTTAAAAGCAATTATTCAGTTATCAAATGGTGAGCAAATTACTGAAGATGCATTACCAATCTATATTCGACGACAAAAACCAGATTATACTCGAATTAATGGAACTTTGGAAGAAATCCTTTTTCAAGTAGAAGAACAGATTTTACAAGAATATCTAGAAAATGAGAAGGACAAAATGCGGATTGCCGAGAAGTTGGGCATTAGCCGTTCAACTCTTTATGAAAAAATAAAAAAACACAACTTATGA
- a CDS encoding phosphoglycerate mutase, which yields MKLYIIRHCEANGQAPNACLTLAGSEASGRLAKFLSGLNIELVISSPFTRAVHTIQPFVLQNNIPFKLDDRLKERVLSIEDLPDWYEKLQQTYIDKELNFTGGESSNEATKRINELVEELKQSNYKSVAIVTHGNIMSLLLNYYQPHFGFEEWKQLSNPDVFEMDFSKEHPVGNRIWR from the coding sequence GTGAAATTATATATAATTCGCCATTGTGAAGCCAATGGGCAAGCACCAAATGCATGCTTAACGTTGGCTGGGAGTGAAGCAAGCGGGCGTTTAGCAAAGTTTTTATCTGGCTTAAATATAGAGCTAGTCATTTCAAGTCCATTTACGAGGGCAGTTCATACAATACAACCTTTCGTTCTACAAAACAATATTCCATTTAAATTAGATGACCGTCTAAAGGAAAGGGTTTTAAGCATTGAAGATCTTCCCGACTGGTATGAAAAGTTACAGCAAACCTATATTGATAAGGAGTTAAATTTTACTGGCGGGGAGTCAAGTAATGAAGCGACAAAACGTATTAATGAATTGGTGGAAGAATTAAAACAAAGTAATTACAAGTCAGTGGCAATCGTTACACATGGCAATATCATGTCATTACTACTCAATTATTATCAACCGCATTTTGGATTCGAGGAATGGAAGCAACTGTCGAATCCGGATGTCTTTGAAATGGATTTTAGCAAAGAACATCCAGTTGGAAATCGTATATGGCGGTAA
- a CDS encoding diadenosine tetraphosphatase, giving the protein MKNYFIISDIHGQYKAFEQILTFWDQKDVLVLLGDLIDRGPQSYEVVQKVMDLKRQHGEQVVFCKGNHEEMLLDFIENPGQKHALYYKYGGRETMASFLRYLPVEVSELDPIDQVQIVKEKFAEELDFLNCGKLYEIAGNLLLTHAGFDSSCTAVDETPEENFLWIRQHYKNENKTPFINVFGHTPVQHIHDSNDVWISEDQKYIGIDGGCYFTGQLNGIVLSEVGKIVRIYTVTSEKAENFND; this is encoded by the coding sequence ATGAAAAATTATTTTATTATTAGTGATATCCATGGTCAGTATAAAGCATTTGAACAAATATTAACGTTTTGGGATCAAAAGGATGTACTTGTTCTGCTTGGGGATTTGATCGACCGGGGTCCTCAATCTTATGAGGTTGTACAAAAGGTAATGGATCTGAAGCGGCAACACGGGGAACAGGTTGTTTTCTGTAAAGGGAATCATGAAGAAATGCTATTGGATTTTATCGAAAACCCCGGGCAAAAACACGCCTTATATTACAAATACGGTGGTCGGGAAACAATGGCTTCATTTTTAAGGTACTTACCGGTTGAAGTAAGCGAACTCGACCCGATTGACCAAGTACAGATCGTGAAAGAGAAGTTTGCGGAGGAATTGGATTTTCTAAATTGCGGCAAATTATATGAAATTGCAGGGAACCTTTTGTTGACGCATGCAGGATTTGATTCGAGTTGTACGGCAGTTGATGAAACGCCGGAAGAAAATTTCCTGTGGATTCGCCAGCATTATAAAAATGAGAATAAAACGCCATTTATCAATGTTTTTGGACATACGCCAGTACAACATATTCATGATTCCAATGATGTTTGGATTAGTGAAGACCAAAAATATATTGGAATAGACGGAGGTTGTTATTTTACAGGACAATTGAATGGCATCGTTCTGTCGGAAGTTGGGAAAATTGTTCGCATATATACCGTTACTTCTGAAAAAGCCGAAAACTTCAATGATTGA
- a CDS encoding transporter: MEQYTNLRAGEKGAYLSIIAYIFLSALKLAAGYLGDSEALKADGLNNTTDIIASVAVLIGLRISQRPPDDDHRYGHFRAETIASLVASFIMIYVGIEVLISAGEKIANPIDQNPSYLTIIVAVFSAAVMFAVYKYNLNLSKRINSSAVKAAAYDNRSDAFVSIGTAIGISAALLGFPIVDTITAFIIGLIIIKTAIEIFKEAVFSLTDGFDTELISSIEERVSKIPRVRDVTDVRGRQHGSLILVDITVSVNPNLNVRDSHAITEQIENEVKQLNPYATTLVHIEPYDPKELIICEDDFHF; this comes from the coding sequence TTGGAGCAATATACAAATTTACGAGCGGGCGAAAAAGGTGCCTATTTATCAATTATTGCCTACATATTTTTAAGTGCGCTTAAGTTAGCAGCAGGCTATTTAGGGGATTCAGAAGCATTAAAGGCAGATGGATTAAACAATACAACGGATATTATTGCTTCGGTAGCCGTTTTAATCGGGCTGCGAATTTCCCAGCGCCCGCCGGATGATGACCATCGATACGGACATTTTCGTGCAGAAACGATCGCATCACTTGTAGCATCATTTATTATGATTTATGTCGGGATCGAAGTCCTTATATCAGCAGGTGAAAAAATTGCCAATCCGATCGATCAGAATCCTTCCTATTTAACAATTATTGTTGCCGTATTTAGTGCGGCCGTCATGTTTGCGGTATATAAATATAATTTAAACCTATCTAAAAGAATTAACAGTTCTGCAGTTAAAGCAGCAGCTTATGACAATCGCTCTGATGCCTTTGTTAGTATCGGAACAGCTATCGGGATTAGTGCTGCGCTTCTAGGCTTTCCAATTGTCGATACGATAACCGCCTTTATCATCGGTTTAATTATTATTAAAACAGCGATTGAAATTTTTAAAGAAGCAGTGTTCTCGTTAACAGACGGTTTTGATACGGAATTAATCAGTTCGATTGAAGAGCGCGTTTCGAAAATTCCGCGTGTCCGTGACGTTACCGATGTGCGCGGCAGACAGCATGGAAGCTTAATTCTTGTTGATATTACGGTAAGTGTTAATCCTAATTTAAATGTACGTGATTCACATGCCATTACGGAGCAGATTGAAAATGAAGTGAAGCAGTTGAACCCTTATGCAACAACACTTGTCCATATCGAACCGTACGACCCGAAAGAGCTGATTATATGTGAAGATGATTTCCATTTCTAA
- a CDS encoding lactate dehydrogenase: protein MDVLLGQIREGLDYLTIQGKKVNKIKMNPNIFEKMTNKLMDVEVSDGAITVFGITIEADKNIEVYAFVMDEVT, encoded by the coding sequence TTGGACGTTTTATTAGGTCAAATTCGTGAAGGTCTGGATTATCTGACTATACAAGGTAAGAAGGTAAATAAAATTAAAATGAATCCAAATATCTTCGAAAAAATGACGAACAAACTTATGGACGTTGAGGTAAGTGATGGTGCTATTACTGTATTCGGAATTACGATAGAGGCTGATAAAAACATAGAAGTGTATGCTTTTGTAATGGATGAAGTCACTTAA
- a CDS encoding elongation factor G, producing the protein MHTTIGVVAHVDSGKTTFCEQLLYHTNSIKKRGRVDHQDAFLDNHAIERQRGITIFAEQGRIDYNGQAYTLIDTPGHIDFAPEMERAIHVMDAAIVIISAVDGIEGHTETVWHLLREHHVPTFIFINKVDREGADVASVMSAIKKDLSPNALLFNDGFNTTVKEWLAERDEKLMEKYFADNLEENDCLESLKQAINHEQAFVCMSGSALKDEGVLAFFETIAQLMETKFDVNGPFEGKVYKIRHDHQQRLTFMKALSGVLKVRDEFTFGESTEKVTEIRLYNGNGFTTVPQVQAGDIFAVKGLATPLIGDVIGATETNPAQFDMIPTLQAKVIYEGALHIKELHRVFHEIEAEEPSLRVVWNEKFQEISVHVMGTIQLEVLTELVKERFGIEVQFGKPQILYKETIAAPAIGYGHFEPLKHYAEVHLKMEPNNRGAGITFSNRCHADDLSVGHQRLIEKHLFERDHHGLLTGFPVTDIHLTLLTGRAHNKHTDGGDFREASFRALRQGLEQVENVLLEPYYRFKMKASSDHIGRMMSDIQQASGSFEAPNLTEDTVTLYGRAPVATFMDYSTQFAAYTNGKGALTLQFDGYDVCHNSDEIIEQIGYNKNADPEYTSSSIFCAKGKGYSVPWGEAKAAMHCEVHEID; encoded by the coding sequence TTGCATACTACAATCGGAGTTGTCGCTCATGTCGATTCTGGTAAAACGACATTTTGCGAACAATTGCTATATCATACAAATTCGATCAAGAAGCGCGGGCGGGTGGATCACCAAGATGCTTTTTTAGATAATCATGCCATTGAACGGCAGCGCGGGATTACGATTTTTGCAGAGCAGGGGCGTATTGACTATAACGGTCAAGCGTATACGCTGATCGATACACCAGGGCATATCGATTTCGCACCGGAGATGGAACGTGCGATCCATGTAATGGATGCGGCCATTGTCATTATCAGTGCGGTCGACGGAATCGAGGGACATACAGAAACGGTTTGGCATTTGCTGCGGGAGCATCATGTTCCGACTTTTATCTTCATTAATAAAGTAGACCGTGAAGGAGCAGATGTTGCATCGGTCATGTCTGCGATAAAAAAAGACTTATCCCCAAATGCATTATTGTTCAATGATGGGTTCAACACAACCGTAAAAGAGTGGCTTGCGGAACGTGACGAAAAGCTGATGGAAAAATATTTTGCCGATAATCTAGAGGAGAATGACTGTTTAGAGAGCCTGAAACAAGCAATCAACCATGAACAAGCATTTGTTTGTATGTCAGGCTCAGCTTTAAAAGATGAAGGGGTACTGGCCTTTTTTGAAACGATTGCACAACTGATGGAAACAAAGTTTGACGTGAATGGCCCATTTGAAGGAAAGGTATATAAAATTCGCCATGATCATCAGCAGCGCCTGACATTTATGAAAGCTTTATCGGGTGTTCTTAAGGTACGTGATGAATTTACTTTTGGTGAGTCAACTGAAAAAGTTACGGAAATTCGTCTATACAATGGCAACGGTTTTACGACGGTTCCACAAGTGCAGGCGGGCGATATTTTTGCGGTGAAGGGACTGGCAACGCCGCTTATCGGTGATGTGATTGGGGCAACGGAAACTAATCCTGCACAATTTGATATGATTCCGACATTGCAGGCGAAAGTGATATATGAAGGTGCGTTACATATTAAAGAACTTCATCGTGTTTTCCATGAAATCGAAGCAGAGGAACCGAGCTTACGTGTCGTGTGGAACGAGAAATTCCAGGAAATCTCGGTTCATGTCATGGGAACAATCCAGCTTGAGGTATTAACGGAATTGGTAAAAGAGCGCTTTGGAATCGAGGTCCAATTTGGCAAACCGCAAATTCTTTATAAAGAAACAATTGCAGCACCTGCTATCGGCTATGGCCATTTTGAACCGTTAAAGCATTATGCGGAAGTGCATCTGAAAATGGAACCGAACAATCGTGGTGCCGGCATCACATTCTCGAACCGTTGTCATGCCGACGACTTATCTGTCGGGCATCAGCGGTTAATAGAAAAGCATCTATTTGAACGCGATCATCATGGGTTACTAACAGGATTTCCGGTAACCGATATTCATTTGACGTTGCTGACAGGGCGTGCACACAATAAGCATACAGATGGCGGCGATTTCCGGGAAGCTTCGTTTAGAGCATTGCGACAAGGGCTGGAACAAGTTGAAAATGTACTATTGGAGCCGTATTACCGTTTTAAAATGAAAGCGTCAAGTGACCATATTGGCCGGATGATGTCGGATATCCAGCAGGCAAGCGGGTCATTCGAAGCACCGAATTTAACAGAAGACACTGTTACACTTTACGGACGGGCACCTGTAGCAACTTTTATGGATTATTCCACTCAATTTGCAGCCTATACAAATGGAAAAGGTGCGTTAACGCTGCAATTTGACGGCTATGATGTATGCCATAACAGTGATGAGATTATAGAACAAATTGGCTACAATAAAAATGCTGACCCTGAATATACATCATCTAGCATTTTTTGTGCAAAGGGTAAGGGTTACAGTGTGCCATGGGGTGAGGCAAAAGCAGCGATGCATTGTGAAGTGCACGAAATTGATTGA
- a CDS encoding monooxygenase → MAYILQVDFKMDGPFGDEMAVGFKELAESINEEKGMLWKIWTEDAEAGEAGGIYLFETKETAAAYLEMHSKRLNGFGITAINSKIFSVNESLTKINNGPVNA, encoded by the coding sequence ATGGCATATATTTTACAAGTAGATTTCAAAATGGATGGCCCTTTCGGTGATGAAATGGCAGTTGGTTTTAAAGAATTAGCGGAGAGCATAAATGAGGAAAAAGGCATGCTTTGGAAAATCTGGACAGAGGATGCGGAAGCAGGTGAAGCTGGTGGTATTTATTTATTTGAAACAAAAGAAACAGCTGCTGCTTATTTGGAAATGCATTCAAAACGACTAAATGGCTTTGGTATTACAGCAATCAACAGTAAAATTTTCTCGGTGAACGAGTCGCTAACTAAGATTAACAATGGTCCGGTAAATGCATAA